Proteins from a single region of Aureibacter tunicatorum:
- a CDS encoding endonuclease, producing MKQFLFILFLAINFGALAQVPSYYDDVNINATGLSLKYELANKISSTHTTNLSYTPGVWNALKSTDLTSSTSSKVFLIYGYNDYDSDTKNDRTRSKNDNGGGSTDWNREHVYPKSLANPNLGTSGAGADAHNLRASDTRMNSTRGSRKFADGSGNSGVVNTYWYPGDEWKGDVARMIMYMYLRYGNRCLPSNVGIGQTVSNDNKMIALFLEWNAEDPVSEYELQRNPILENLQGNRNPFIDNPAFATAIWGGPQAENRFGNNSGGSNSGTSNQLFISEYIEGSSYNKAIEIVNLTGDNVDLSDYSLKKQINGSGSWSGTYSLSGTLAHDKTFVISHSSATSTIRNKADETSTGAMISFNGNDPIGLFYNNQLIDIVGNFNGGSSYFGKDVTLIRNSDITDGNTSFNKSSEWTAKSSNYSSNLGLHNYSNGNASRKKNNAQNSAITEIQKKTIFYPNPANDIIFINIDIPLEYSIFNNAGQLLIKNELKNKRININNFNEGIYFLKLEGDNFLITEELIIKRD from the coding sequence ATGAAACAATTTCTATTCATCCTCTTTCTGGCCATTAATTTCGGCGCTTTAGCGCAAGTTCCAAGTTATTACGATGATGTAAACATCAACGCTACAGGACTCAGCCTTAAATATGAACTTGCAAACAAAATCTCTTCAACACATACAACAAACCTGTCCTATACACCGGGTGTTTGGAATGCTTTGAAATCAACAGACCTTACCAGTTCGACATCTTCAAAGGTATTCTTGATTTATGGTTACAATGACTATGACTCTGATACCAAAAATGACAGAACAAGAAGCAAAAATGACAACGGTGGAGGATCCACTGACTGGAACAGAGAGCATGTGTACCCTAAGTCTTTAGCCAATCCTAACCTAGGAACTAGCGGAGCCGGAGCTGACGCTCACAATCTTAGAGCCTCTGATACTCGAATGAATAGCACTCGAGGCAGTCGAAAATTCGCTGACGGGAGCGGAAACTCGGGAGTCGTAAATACATATTGGTACCCTGGAGATGAATGGAAAGGCGATGTAGCCAGAATGATCATGTACATGTACTTAAGATACGGCAATAGATGCTTGCCTTCAAATGTAGGTATCGGTCAAACAGTAAGCAACGATAATAAAATGATCGCTTTGTTTCTGGAATGGAATGCCGAAGACCCTGTATCTGAATACGAGCTCCAAAGAAACCCAATCCTAGAAAACCTTCAAGGAAATCGAAATCCATTTATAGATAATCCAGCTTTTGCAACAGCGATTTGGGGAGGCCCTCAAGCGGAAAATAGATTTGGCAATAACAGTGGCGGTTCAAATTCAGGGACTTCAAACCAGCTTTTTATCTCAGAATATATTGAAGGATCCAGTTACAACAAAGCAATAGAAATCGTCAACCTCACTGGCGACAATGTAGACCTGTCCGACTATTCACTGAAAAAACAAATTAATGGCAGTGGAAGCTGGTCTGGGACTTATAGCTTATCAGGCACTTTAGCTCATGACAAAACATTTGTTATCTCTCATTCAAGCGCAACATCCACTATAAGAAACAAAGCGGATGAAACAAGCACTGGTGCGATGATATCATTCAATGGCAATGATCCTATAGGTCTATTCTACAATAATCAATTGATTGACATCGTAGGAAATTTCAATGGAGGAAGCTCATATTTTGGTAAAGATGTTACTTTGATCAGAAATAGCGACATTACAGATGGAAATACCAGCTTTAACAAATCATCAGAGTGGACTGCGAAAAGTTCCAACTACTCCAGCAATTTAGGGCTTCACAATTACAGCAATGGCAACGCCAGCAGAAAAAAAAATAACGCTCAAAACAGCGCAATAACTGAAATTCAAAAGAAAACAATATTTTATCCCAATCCAGCTAATGACATTATTTTTATAAATATTGACATACCACTGGAGTATTCCATTTTCAACAATGCGGGCCAATTACTCATCAAAAACGAGTTAAAGAATAAGCGAATCAATATTAACAACTTTAACGAAGGAATATATTTTCTAAAACTTGAAGGCGACAACTTTCTTATTACAGAAGAATTAATCATTAAAAGGGATTAA